One stretch of Prunus persica cultivar Lovell chromosome G1, Prunus_persica_NCBIv2, whole genome shotgun sequence DNA includes these proteins:
- the LOC18788205 gene encoding small GTPase LIP1 isoform X3 — protein sequence MVVKRSCVEGVGKSSLVHLIVNGSSIARPPQTVGCTVGVKHTTYGNSGSSSSSIKGDAERDFFIELWDVPGHDRYKECRSLFYSQINGVIFVHDLSQRRTKTGLQRWAAEIAATGTFSAPLGSGGPGGLPVPYIVIGNKADIAAKEGTRGSSGNLVDVARQWVEKQGLLPSSEELPLTESFPSAGGLIAAAKEARYDKEAVMKFFRMLIRRRYFSDDVPAQNPWSGSPVQKPAETVDENWSDEDHSYRNSSLRGDPYKYNMLPPLPAQRNLTPPPTLYPQQPVSVSENYSLPRFSHTSYPEISSTGRSKRSDINV from the exons ATGGTGGTGAAAAGGAGCTGCGTTGAAG GTGTTGGAAAAAGTTCTCTTGTTCATCTGATTGTCAACGGTTCTTCAATCGCTCGTCCTCCTCAGACAGTAGGGTGTACAGTTGGTGTAAAG CATACTACTTATGGAAACTCTGGTAGCTCGTCAAGCAGCATTAAAGGTGATGCTGAGAGAGATTTCTTTATTGAACTCTGGGATGTGCCTGGACATGATAGATACAAAGAATGCCGGTCTCTTTTTTATTCCCAAATTAATG GTGTAATCTTTGTTCATGATCTCTCCCAAAGAAGGACAAAAACTGGCTTACAGAGGTGGGCAGCTGAGATTGCTGCGACTGGGACATTTTCAGCTCCTCTAGGATCTGGAGGTCCTGGTGGTCTTCCTGTCCCCTATATTGTTATAGGTAACAAAGCTGATATTGCTGCAAAAGAGGGTACAAGGGGAAGCAGTGGCAATCTTGTTGACGTAGCTCGACAGTGGGTTGAGAAACAAGGTTTGCTTCCATCCAGTGAGGAACTTCCACTGACTGAGAGTTTTCCTAGTGCTGGAGGCCTTATTGCG GCTGCCAAAGAAGCAAGATATGACAAGGAAGCTGTGATGAAATTTTTCCGTATG TTGATCAGAAGAAGATATTTTTCTGATGATGTACCTGCACAAAATCCATGGTCTGGTTCTCCAGTTCAAAAACCTGCAGAGACTGTAGATGAAAATTGGAGTGATGAGGATCATTCCTACCGGAATTCCAG cttGCGTGGTGACCCTTACAAGTACAACATGCTCCCTCCTCTTCCAGCGCAACGCAATCTGACACCACCTCCCACGCTTTATCCTCAGCAACCAGTTTCGGTTTCAGAAAACTACAGCCTTCCTAGATTTTCCCATACTAGTTACCCAGAAATCAGCAGTACAGGCAGATCAAAGCGCTCAGATATTAATGTCTAA
- the LOC18788205 gene encoding small GTPase LIP1 isoform X1, translating to MFWRDRERENKEQNGGGPPCGQVRVLVVGDSGVGKSSLVHLIVNGSSIARPPQTVGCTVGVKHTTYGNSGSSSSSIKGDAERDFFIELWDVPGHDRYKECRSLFYSQINGVIFVHDLSQRRTKTGLQRWAAEIAATGTFSAPLGSGGPGGLPVPYIVIGNKADIAAKEGTRGSSGNLVDVARQWVEKQGLLPSSEELPLTESFPSAGGLIAAAKEARYDKEAVMKFFRMLIRRRYFSDDVPAQNPWSGSPVQKPAETVDENWSDEDHSYRNSSLRGDPYKYNMLPPLPAQRNLTPPPTLYPQQPVSVSENYSLPRFSHTSYPEISSTGRSKRSDINV from the exons ATGTTCTGGAGGGACCGTGAGAGGGAGAACAAAGAGCAAAACGGTGGTGGACCGCCTTGTGGGCAGGTTCGAGTGCTTGTTGTTGGCGACTCAG GTGTTGGAAAAAGTTCTCTTGTTCATCTGATTGTCAACGGTTCTTCAATCGCTCGTCCTCCTCAGACAGTAGGGTGTACAGTTGGTGTAAAG CATACTACTTATGGAAACTCTGGTAGCTCGTCAAGCAGCATTAAAGGTGATGCTGAGAGAGATTTCTTTATTGAACTCTGGGATGTGCCTGGACATGATAGATACAAAGAATGCCGGTCTCTTTTTTATTCCCAAATTAATG GTGTAATCTTTGTTCATGATCTCTCCCAAAGAAGGACAAAAACTGGCTTACAGAGGTGGGCAGCTGAGATTGCTGCGACTGGGACATTTTCAGCTCCTCTAGGATCTGGAGGTCCTGGTGGTCTTCCTGTCCCCTATATTGTTATAGGTAACAAAGCTGATATTGCTGCAAAAGAGGGTACAAGGGGAAGCAGTGGCAATCTTGTTGACGTAGCTCGACAGTGGGTTGAGAAACAAGGTTTGCTTCCATCCAGTGAGGAACTTCCACTGACTGAGAGTTTTCCTAGTGCTGGAGGCCTTATTGCG GCTGCCAAAGAAGCAAGATATGACAAGGAAGCTGTGATGAAATTTTTCCGTATG TTGATCAGAAGAAGATATTTTTCTGATGATGTACCTGCACAAAATCCATGGTCTGGTTCTCCAGTTCAAAAACCTGCAGAGACTGTAGATGAAAATTGGAGTGATGAGGATCATTCCTACCGGAATTCCAG cttGCGTGGTGACCCTTACAAGTACAACATGCTCCCTCCTCTTCCAGCGCAACGCAATCTGACACCACCTCCCACGCTTTATCCTCAGCAACCAGTTTCGGTTTCAGAAAACTACAGCCTTCCTAGATTTTCCCATACTAGTTACCCAGAAATCAGCAGTACAGGCAGATCAAAGCGCTCAGATATTAATGTCTAA
- the LOC18788205 gene encoding small GTPase LIP1 isoform X2, producing MFWRDRERENKEQNGGGPPCGQVRVLVVGDSGVGKSSLVHLIVNGSSIARPPQTVGCTVGVKHTTYGNSGSSSSSIKGDAERDFFIELWDVPGHDRYKECRSLFYSQINGVIFVHDLSQRRTKTGLQRWAAEIAATGTFSAPLGSGGPGGLPVPYIVIGNKADIAAKEGTRGSSGNLVDVARQWVEKQGLLPSSEELPLTESFPSAGGLIALIRRRYFSDDVPAQNPWSGSPVQKPAETVDENWSDEDHSYRNSSLRGDPYKYNMLPPLPAQRNLTPPPTLYPQQPVSVSENYSLPRFSHTSYPEISSTGRSKRSDINV from the exons ATGTTCTGGAGGGACCGTGAGAGGGAGAACAAAGAGCAAAACGGTGGTGGACCGCCTTGTGGGCAGGTTCGAGTGCTTGTTGTTGGCGACTCAG GTGTTGGAAAAAGTTCTCTTGTTCATCTGATTGTCAACGGTTCTTCAATCGCTCGTCCTCCTCAGACAGTAGGGTGTACAGTTGGTGTAAAG CATACTACTTATGGAAACTCTGGTAGCTCGTCAAGCAGCATTAAAGGTGATGCTGAGAGAGATTTCTTTATTGAACTCTGGGATGTGCCTGGACATGATAGATACAAAGAATGCCGGTCTCTTTTTTATTCCCAAATTAATG GTGTAATCTTTGTTCATGATCTCTCCCAAAGAAGGACAAAAACTGGCTTACAGAGGTGGGCAGCTGAGATTGCTGCGACTGGGACATTTTCAGCTCCTCTAGGATCTGGAGGTCCTGGTGGTCTTCCTGTCCCCTATATTGTTATAGGTAACAAAGCTGATATTGCTGCAAAAGAGGGTACAAGGGGAAGCAGTGGCAATCTTGTTGACGTAGCTCGACAGTGGGTTGAGAAACAAGGTTTGCTTCCATCCAGTGAGGAACTTCCACTGACTGAGAGTTTTCCTAGTGCTGGAGGCCTTATTGCG TTGATCAGAAGAAGATATTTTTCTGATGATGTACCTGCACAAAATCCATGGTCTGGTTCTCCAGTTCAAAAACCTGCAGAGACTGTAGATGAAAATTGGAGTGATGAGGATCATTCCTACCGGAATTCCAG cttGCGTGGTGACCCTTACAAGTACAACATGCTCCCTCCTCTTCCAGCGCAACGCAATCTGACACCACCTCCCACGCTTTATCCTCAGCAACCAGTTTCGGTTTCAGAAAACTACAGCCTTCCTAGATTTTCCCATACTAGTTACCCAGAAATCAGCAGTACAGGCAGATCAAAGCGCTCAGATATTAATGTCTAA